In Malus sylvestris chromosome 15, drMalSylv7.2, whole genome shotgun sequence, a single genomic region encodes these proteins:
- the LOC126604070 gene encoding probable sugar phosphate/phosphate translocator At5g25400, protein MGKGGSLSEGVIKKILLSYTYVAIWIFLSFTVIVYNKYILDKKMYNWPFPISLTMIHMSFCASLAFLLVRVFRLVEPVTMSRDLYLSSVVPIGALYSLSLWLSNSAYIYLSVSFIQMLKALMPVAVYSIGVSFKKESFKTDTMVNMISISIGVAIAAYGEARFDTWGVMLQLGAVAFEATRLVLIQILLTSKGITLNPITSLYYVAPCCLAFLFVPWIFVEYPILRDSSSFHFDFVIFGTNSVCAFALNLAVFLLVGKTSALTMNVAGVVKDWLLIAFSWSVIKDTVTPINLFGYGLAFLGVAYYNHSKLQALKAKDAQKKAAQPDEESSRLLEEREGEGIGKRNESQK, encoded by the coding sequence ATGGGCAAAGGTGGCTCCCTGAGCGAGGGGGTGATAAAAAAGATCCTCCTCTCCTACACCTACGTCGCCATCTGGATCTTCCTCTCCTTCACCGTCATCGTCTACAACAAATACATCCTCGACAAGAAGATGTACAACTGGCCCTTCCCCATCTCCCTCACCATGATCCACATGTCCTTCTGCGCCTCCCTGGCCTTCCTCCTCGTCCGCGTCTTCCGCCTCGTCGAGCCCGTCACCATGTCCCGCGACCTCTACCTCTCCTCCGTCGTCCCCATCGGCGCTCTCTACTCCCTCTCCCTCTGGCTCTCCAACTCCGCCTACATCTacctctccgtctccttcaTCCAGATGCTCAAGGCCCTCATGCCCGTCGCGGTCTACTCCATTGGCGTCTCCTTCAAAAAGGAGTCCTTCAAGACTGACACCATGGTCAACATGATCTCCATTTCCATCGGCGTCGCCATCGCCGCCTACGGAGAGGCCCGATTCGACACCTGGGGCGTCATGCTCCAGCTCGGCGCAGTCGCATTCGAGGCCACCCGCCTTGTCTTGATCCAGATCCTCCTCACATCCAAAGGCATTACCCTCAACCCCATAACATCTCTCTACTACGTCGCACCTTGCTGTCTGGCTTTCCTCTTCGTCCCCTGGATCTTCGTCGAGTACCCGATTCTGCGCGATTCCTCGAGCTTCCATTTCGATTTCGTGATTTTTGGGACCAATTCTGTCTGCGCATTTGCTCTGAATCTCGCCGTGTTCTTGCTCGTCGGAAAGACCTCGGCGCTGACGATGAATGTTGCCGGAGTGGTGAAAGATTGGCTCCTGATCGCCTTTTCGTGGTCCGTTATCAAGGACACCGTGACCCCGATCAATCTGTTCGGCTACGGCCTCGCGTTTTTGGGGGTTGCCTACTACAACCACTCTAAATTGCAGGCTCTGAAGGCCAAGGATGCGCAGAAGAAGGCCGCGCAGCCCGACGAGGAGTCCAGCAGGCTCTTGGAGGAGAGGGAAGGGGAAGGAATCGGGAAGAGGAATGAATCCCAGAAATGA
- the LOC126602627 gene encoding uncharacterized protein LOC126602627 gives MSSSSVISQVTLHTLNNTNREIFSRLVLTLHRDVAESLMIMALWLFLQEKGYNKFVHRMVRLPNAVLSALADEAVQCLKYLESTDCPRTISRTAPNGGSLRLTKRLLGKEISLQIISVNRYTLISGVKNFVTNVCARIFTDILQRILFPLSHAHFSPEDTFVIPLFPNGLFGNVKIVNPDSSIDHGVPTGGLWVWSPFLELSVDDRTMFLTFSRGFPVSQYEVKELFMELLGSETCVENVQMENVPPNEQPLFAKLVLSTVVYVDRVLKGTRVSKFRINGKHIWARKYERRD, from the coding sequence ATGTCCTCCTCCAGTGTAATTAGCCAAGTGACACTCCACACTCTCAACAACACTAATCGAGAAATTTTTTCTCGATTGGTGCTCACTCTCCACCGTGATGTAGCGGAGTCCTTGATGATTATGGCGTTGTGGCTCTTCCTTCAGGAGAAGGGCTACAACAAATTCGTGCACAGGATGGTGAGGCTTCCAAACGCTGTACTCAGTGCTTTAGCTGACGAAGCTGTCCAATGTTTGAAGTACCTAGAGTCTACCGATTGCCCTAGAACCATTTCAAGAACTGCACCCAATGGTGGTAGCCTACGCCTTACTAAAAGGCTCCTGGGGAAGGAAATTTCACTCCAAATCATCAGCGTAAACCGATACACATTAATCAGTGGGGTAAAAAATTTCGTTACCAATGTTTGTGCTAGAATTTTTACCGACATTTTGCAGAGGATTTTGTTTCCTCTGTCCCATGCACATTTTAGTCCGGAGGATACTTTTGTAATCCCGTTATTCCCAAACGGGCTGTTTGGTAACGTGAAAATAGTGAACCCCGATAGCTCCATCGACCATGGTGTTCCCACCGGAGGGTTATGGGTTTGGAGCCCCTTTCTTGAACTGTCCGTGGATGATCGGACTATGTTCCTAACATTTTCTAGAGGCTTCCCTGTGTCACAATATGAGGTCAAGGAGTTATTCATGGAACTTTTGGGATCTGAAACCTGTGTGGAAAATGTGCAAATGGAAAATGTTCCTCCTAACGAACAACCTTTGTTTGCTAAATTGGTGTTGAGTACCGTAGTTTATGTTGATCGTGTTCTGAAAGGTACTCGAGTTTCGAAGTTTAGGATCAATGGAAAACACATATGGGCTCGGAAGTATGAACGCAGGGATTAG
- the LOC126602625 gene encoding probable L-type lectin-domain containing receptor kinase S.5 produces the protein MGSVTANNGYLNLIPEPQEANSSSSSSLQLYKVGRVLYHLPVIAWPAFISTTFTVRISSFPNTTGSGDGMAFVFAQDTSPSPPDSYGSLLGLLDRSTQGGVVKQMAIELDTFMNQEFDDPDGNHIAIDTTSVMNPVVAKSLNSTGIDLKSGRDIRFTIGYDAWSQILQVSAGYTDIPATLISILNQSIDMSKVVPRSVYVGFTASSGTLQETHQVLDWVFTSVELPGIPLGPPDKDHHSNIKNIWAVDLPIFLGVAILIACTYPLILKVVKRNHRDGEDIESQSRTAANAPEMFTYKQLLVATQNFSKENLLGAGAFGVVYKGILSSHPPKTVAVKKISATSKKGEREYLAEICTIGRLRHKNIVQLQGWCHEYDHRFLVYEYMPNGSLDQYIGKPYLDWKTRYKILTGLASALLYLHEECGNPVVHRDIKPNNVMLDSNFNAHLGDFGLARLMFQDSSITIPLAGTPAYIAPEVLGLSAKATPESDVYSFGMVVLEVVCGRRSKGFMDDHSLVEHVWNLYAKNALLDCVDQTLDGKYEEEQVKRTLIVGLACLHTYSILRPKIRKVVQIFMNPNEKLFELQDTRPRPSAVYLSVSSSAPTTEFGSRNASYTAS, from the exons ATGGGCTCGGTGACCGCAAATAATGGATATTTGAACCTCATACCAGAGCCACAAGAAGCCAATTCTAGTTCATCCTCTTCCTTACAATTGTATAAGGTTGGAAGGGTTTTGTATCACCTCCCGGTGATTGCCTGGCCGGCGTTTATCTCCACCACCTTTACTGTTAGgatttcttcctttccaaacaCAACTGGATCTGGGGATGGAATGGCATTTGTTTTTGCACAGGACACTAGTCCTTCTCCACCTGATAGCTATGGCTCGTTGCTTGGACTCCTTGATAGATCAACTCAAG GTGGGGTGGTTAAACAAATGGCCATTGAGCTAGATACTTTCATGAACCAAGAATTTGATGATCCAGATGGGAACCACATTGCCATTGACACAACAAGCGTAATGAACCCAGTTGTGGCAAAGAGTCTCAACAGCACAGGAATTGACCTCAAGAGTGGAAGAGACATCAGATTCACAATTGGCTATGATGCTTGGAGTCAGATCCTCCAAGTTTCTGCTGGGTACACTGACATCCCAGCAACACTGATCAGCATCCTCAACCAATCAATTGACATGTCCAAAGTTGTCCCAAGATCAGTTTATGTTGGCTTCACCGCCTCCAGCGGGACCCTCCAAGAGACCCATCAAGTCCTTGATTGGGTTTTCACATCAGTGGAGTTACCAGGAATACCCTTAGGGCCTCCTGACAAAGATCATCACAGTAATATTAAGAACATATGGGCCGTTGATCTTCCTATTTTCTTGGGTGTGGCAATTTTGATAGCCTGCACTTACCCTTTGATTTTGAAAGTTGTGAAGAGAAATCATAGGGATGGAGAGGACATAGAAAGCCAGTCAAGAACAGCTGCAAATGCCCCGGAAATGTTCACTTACAAACAGCTTTTAGTTGCCACTCAGAACTTCAGTAAGGAAAATCTGCTGGGTGCAGGTGCATTTGGAGTTGTTTACAAAGGCATCCTCTCATCACATCCTCCTAAAACTGTTGCTGTCAAGAAGATTTCAGCAACCTCCAAAAAAG GTGAAAGGGAGTACTTGGCAGAAATATGCACCATTGGGCGCTTAAGGCACAAGAACATAGTGCAACTCCAAGGCTGGTGCCACGAATACGACCATCGTTTCCTGGTCTACGAATACATGCCTAATGGAAGCCTCGATCAATACATTGGAAAACCCTACCTTGATTGGAAAACAAGGTACAAGATCTTAACAGGATTGGCATCAGCATTACTATACCTCCACGAAGAGTGTGGCAACCCCGTGGTGCACAGAGAcattaaaccaaataatgtgatgTTGGACTCCAATTTCAATGCTCATCTAGGCGATTTCGGGCTAGCTAGACTAATGTTCCAAGACTCATCAATTACAATCCCTTTGGCAGGAACTCCAGCGTACATAGCCCCGGAAGTACTAGGGTTATCCGCGAAAGCTACCCCAGAATCAGATGTCTATAGCTTTGGAATGGTGGTACTAGAAGTGGTATGTGGGAGAAGATCAAAAGGGTTCATGGACGATCACAGTTTAGTAGAACACGTTTGGAATTTGTACGCGAAAAATGCGTTGCTTGATTGCGTGGACCAAACGTTGGACGGAAAATATGAGGAGGAACAAGTAAAGAGGACCTTGATTGTAGGGCTTGCATGCTTGCACACATATTCCATACTAAGACCAAAGATAAGGAAGGTGGTGCAAATTTTTATGAACCCTAATGAGAAGCTATTCGAATTGCAGGATACGAGGCCGAGGCCGAGTGCAGTTTATTTATCAGTATCTTCTTCTGCTCCAACGACTGAATTTGGCTCTAGAAATGCTTCATACACTGCCTCATGA